In a single window of the Serratia quinivorans genome:
- the typA gene encoding Tyrosine phosphorylated protein A, producing the protein MIENLRNIAIIAHVDHGKTTLVDKLLQQSGTFGERVEATERVMDSNDLEKERGITILAKNTAINWKDYRINIVDTPGHADFGGEVERVMSMVDSVLLVVDAMDGPMPQTRFVTKKAFANGLKPIVVINKVDRPGARPDWVVDQVFDLFVNLDATDEQLDFPIIYASALMGIAGTDHNEMAEDMTPLYQAIVDHVSAPQVELEAPFQMQISQLDYNNYVGVIGIGRIKRGKVKPNQQITIIDSEGKTRNGKVAKVLTHMGLERIEAPIAEAGDIIAITGLGELNISDTICDVNAVEALPALSVDEPTVTMYFNVNTSPFCGKEGKYVTSRQILDRLNKELVHNVALRVEETEDADAFRVSGRGELHLSVLIENMRREGFELAVSRPKVINRKIDGRMQEPFENVTLDIEEQHQGSVMQAMGERKGDVKDMIPDGKGRIRLDYLIPARGLIGFRTEFMTMTSGTGLLYSTFSHYDDVRQGEIGQRQNGVLISNGQGKAVAFALFGLQDRGKLFLGHGAEVYEGQIIGIHSRSNDLTVNCLTGKKLTNMRASGTDEATTLVPAIKMSLEQALEFIDDDELVEVTPTSVRIRKRHLTENDRKRASRGPKEA; encoded by the coding sequence GTGATCGAAAATTTGCGTAACATCGCCATTATTGCCCACGTTGACCATGGTAAGACCACCCTGGTTGATAAGCTGCTGCAACAATCCGGTACTTTCGGAGAGCGTGTAGAAGCCACCGAACGCGTAATGGACTCCAACGATTTGGAGAAAGAGCGTGGGATTACCATCCTCGCTAAAAACACCGCCATTAATTGGAAAGACTACCGCATCAACATCGTGGATACCCCAGGACACGCCGACTTCGGCGGTGAGGTTGAGCGTGTGATGTCAATGGTTGACTCGGTGCTGCTGGTTGTGGATGCAATGGATGGCCCAATGCCGCAAACCCGCTTCGTGACCAAAAAAGCGTTTGCTAATGGTCTGAAGCCGATCGTGGTAATCAACAAGGTTGACCGTCCGGGCGCACGTCCTGATTGGGTTGTTGATCAGGTCTTCGACCTGTTCGTTAACCTCGACGCGACCGACGAGCAGCTCGACTTCCCAATCATCTATGCTTCTGCACTGATGGGGATCGCGGGTACTGACCACAACGAGATGGCGGAAGACATGACCCCGCTGTATCAGGCGATCGTAGACCACGTGTCTGCACCGCAGGTTGAGCTCGAAGCACCGTTCCAGATGCAGATCTCTCAGCTGGACTACAACAACTACGTGGGCGTTATCGGCATCGGCCGTATCAAGCGTGGTAAGGTCAAGCCGAACCAGCAGATCACTATCATTGATAGCGAAGGCAAAACCCGTAACGGTAAAGTTGCCAAGGTTCTGACCCACATGGGTCTGGAGCGTATCGAAGCGCCTATCGCTGAAGCGGGTGACATCATCGCTATCACCGGTCTGGGCGAGCTGAACATCTCTGACACCATCTGTGATGTGAACGCGGTTGAAGCGCTGCCGGCACTGTCTGTTGATGAACCGACGGTAACCATGTACTTCAACGTCAACACCTCTCCGTTCTGTGGTAAAGAAGGCAAGTACGTGACTTCACGTCAGATCCTCGACCGTCTGAACAAAGAGCTGGTGCACAACGTGGCACTGCGTGTTGAAGAAACCGAAGATGCTGATGCATTCCGCGTATCTGGCCGTGGTGAACTTCACCTGTCGGTTCTGATCGAAAACATGCGTCGTGAAGGTTTCGAGCTGGCGGTTTCCCGTCCTAAAGTTATCAACCGTAAAATCGATGGCCGCATGCAAGAGCCATTCGAAAACGTGACGCTGGATATCGAAGAACAGCACCAGGGTTCAGTCATGCAAGCCATGGGTGAGCGTAAAGGTGACGTTAAGGACATGATCCCAGACGGCAAAGGTCGTATTCGCCTGGATTACCTGATCCCTGCGCGTGGCCTGATCGGTTTCCGTACTGAGTTCATGACCATGACTTCCGGTACCGGTCTGCTGTACTCCACCTTCAGCCACTACGATGACGTGCGCCAGGGTGAAATCGGCCAGCGCCAGAACGGCGTGCTGATCTCTAACGGCCAGGGCAAGGCAGTAGCATTCGCCCTGTTCGGTCTGCAAGATCGCGGCAAGCTGTTCCTGGGTCACGGTGCAGAAGTGTATGAAGGCCAGATCATCGGTATTCACTCACGTTCTAACGACCTGACCGTGAACTGCCTGACCGGTAAGAAGCTGACCAACATGCGTGCTTCCGGTACTGACGAAGCGACTACCCTGGTTCCGGCTATCAAGATGTCCCTGGAGCAAGCTCTGGAATTCATCGATGATGACGAACTGGTAGAAGTTACGCCAACGTCCGTACGTATTCGTAAACGTCACCTGACTGAAAACGATCGTAAGCGTGCAAGCCGCGGTCCTAAAGAAGCTTAA
- the yihX gene encoding Phosphatase yihX, whose translation MLYIFDLGNVIVDIDFKRVLGVWSNLSGTPLAVLSERFTMGELFQQHERGEISDEDFAGQLSEEMGIALSFEQFATGWQAVFVALRPEVIDIMKRLRSEGHRVVVLSNTNRLHCNYWPQHYPQVAEAADHLYLSQDIGMRKPDANIYQHVLNAENTPPDQAVFFDDVAANVAAAEALGIKGVHVTDPDVVPAYFAQ comes from the coding sequence ATGCTGTATATCTTTGATTTAGGTAATGTGATCGTCGATATCGATTTCAAACGTGTACTGGGTGTATGGAGCAATTTAAGCGGTACGCCGCTGGCGGTCTTGTCCGAACGTTTCACCATGGGCGAATTGTTCCAACAGCATGAGCGCGGTGAAATCAGCGATGAAGATTTTGCCGGGCAACTCAGTGAAGAGATGGGCATCGCTCTGAGTTTCGAACAGTTCGCTACCGGTTGGCAGGCGGTGTTTGTCGCCCTGCGCCCGGAAGTGATCGACATCATGAAACGCCTGCGTAGCGAAGGTCACCGTGTCGTGGTGCTGTCGAACACCAACCGCCTGCATTGCAACTACTGGCCGCAGCACTACCCGCAAGTGGCGGAAGCCGCCGATCATCTGTACCTGTCTCAGGACATCGGTATGCGCAAACCGGACGCCAACATCTATCAGCACGTTCTTAACGCAGAAAATACCCCGCCGGACCAGGCCGTGTTTTTTGATGATGTGGCGGCCAATGTAGCCGCGGCTGAAGCTCTGGGGATTAAAGGGGTGCACGTGACCGATCCTGACGTGGTGCCGGCTTATTTTGCCCAATGA
- the yihY gene encoding YihY family inner membrane protein — protein sequence MSFFRRKKLPSAIKPGVTFGRLLIKRIDSDGLTMLAGHLAYVSLLSLVPLVTVVFALFAAFPMFSDISVQLKSFIFSNFMPAAGNVIQSYLEQFVANSNKMTAVGTCGLIVTALLLISSVDSVLNTIWRSKNKRPIVFSFAVYWMVLTLGPLLVGASMAISSYLLSLNWLAQSGVNSLVDQVLRIFPLILSWISFWLLYCIVPTVRVPPKDALIGALVAGVLFELGKKGFALYITMFPSYQLIYGVLAVIPILFLWVYWSWCIVLLGAEITVTIGEYRDYRQQKAEQQDQPPEGQL from the coding sequence ATGTCATTTTTCCGCCGCAAGAAGCTGCCTTCTGCGATCAAACCCGGCGTCACCTTTGGGCGGCTGCTGATCAAACGCATCGACAGCGATGGCCTGACTATGCTGGCAGGCCATTTGGCTTACGTTTCCCTACTGTCGCTGGTGCCACTGGTGACCGTGGTGTTCGCACTGTTTGCCGCCTTCCCGATGTTCTCCGATATCAGTGTCCAACTGAAGAGCTTTATCTTCTCCAACTTCATGCCGGCCGCCGGCAACGTGATTCAAAGTTATCTGGAGCAGTTTGTCGCCAACTCCAACAAGATGACCGCCGTCGGCACTTGCGGGCTGATTGTCACCGCGCTGTTGTTGATCTCCTCGGTGGACAGCGTGCTCAATACCATCTGGCGCAGCAAAAATAAGCGTCCAATCGTGTTTTCTTTCGCGGTGTACTGGATGGTACTGACCCTGGGCCCGCTGTTGGTCGGTGCCAGCATGGCGATCAGCTCCTATCTGCTGTCGCTCAACTGGTTGGCGCAGAGCGGTGTCAACAGCCTGGTGGATCAGGTACTGCGTATATTTCCGCTGATCCTGTCATGGATATCCTTCTGGCTGCTGTATTGCATTGTTCCAACGGTGCGGGTGCCACCCAAGGATGCACTGATCGGTGCGCTGGTGGCCGGGGTGCTGTTTGAGCTGGGCAAGAAGGGTTTTGCCTTGTACATCACCATGTTCCCGTCTTACCAGCTGATTTACGGCGTGCTGGCGGTGATCCCCATTTTATTCCTCTGGGTCTACTGGAGCTGGTGTATCGTGTTACTCGGCGCGGAAATCACGGTGACCATTGGGGAATACCGCGACTACCGCCAACAGAAGGCGGAACAACAGGATCAGCCACCAGAAGGGCAGTTATGA
- the dtd gene encoding D-tyrosyl-tRNA(Tyr) deacylase, giving the protein MIALIQRVLNASVTVEGQTVGNIGPGLLVLLGVEQDDNEQKAVRLCERVLGYRIFGDENDKMNLNVQQAGGSLLVVSQFTLVADTQKGMRPSFSRGAVPQEADRLYQYFVGQCRERGIETQTGEFAADMKVALVNDGPVTFWLQV; this is encoded by the coding sequence ATGATTGCGTTAATTCAACGGGTATTAAATGCCAGCGTCACGGTCGAAGGTCAGACAGTAGGCAACATCGGTCCAGGTTTGTTAGTGTTATTGGGCGTGGAACAGGACGATAACGAGCAGAAGGCCGTTCGCCTGTGTGAGCGTGTATTGGGATACCGCATCTTTGGCGATGAGAACGACAAGATGAATCTCAATGTCCAACAGGCAGGGGGCAGCCTGCTGGTGGTCTCGCAGTTCACGCTGGTGGCCGACACGCAAAAGGGGATGCGTCCGAGCTTCTCTCGCGGTGCGGTACCGCAGGAGGCCGACCGGTTGTACCAATATTTTGTTGGCCAGTGCCGTGAGCGCGGCATAGAAACCCAAACCGGTGAGTTTGCGGCCGATATGAAAGTTGCGCTGGTGAACGACGGGCCAGTGACGTTTTGGCTTCAAGTCTAA
- a CDS encoding N-acetylglutamate synthase, with protein MYHLRVPVTEQELKDYYQFRWEMLRKPLHQPVGSEKDAYDAMAHHQMVVDEGGKIVAIGRLYINADNEAAIRFLAVDPTVQDKGLGTLVAMTLESVARQESVKRVVCSAREDAVDFFAKLGFVNQGEITAPQTTPIRHFLMIKPVATLDDILHRPDWCGQLQQAWYDHIPLSEKMGVRISQYTGQRFVTTMPEIGNQNPHHTLFAGSLFSLATLTAWGLIWLLLRERHLGGTIILADAHIRYSKPITGRPRAVADLSSLSGDLARLARGRRARVQAEVHLFGDDDRGAVFEGTYMVLPAEPEVPLDQGGCEAIA; from the coding sequence ATGTATCACCTACGAGTACCGGTAACAGAACAAGAACTGAAGGATTATTACCAGTTCCGCTGGGAAATGCTGCGCAAGCCGCTGCACCAGCCGGTGGGGTCGGAAAAGGATGCCTATGACGCCATGGCGCATCACCAAATGGTGGTGGACGAGGGCGGGAAAATTGTCGCTATTGGGCGGCTGTATATCAATGCGGACAACGAGGCGGCGATTCGTTTTCTGGCGGTAGACCCGACGGTGCAGGACAAGGGCCTGGGTACGCTGGTGGCCATGACCCTGGAGTCCGTGGCACGCCAGGAAAGCGTAAAGCGGGTGGTGTGTAGCGCCCGTGAAGATGCGGTGGATTTCTTTGCCAAACTGGGCTTCGTCAATCAGGGTGAGATCACCGCTCCGCAGACCACGCCGATTCGTCACTTCCTGATGATCAAACCCGTGGCGACGCTGGACGACATTCTGCATCGCCCCGACTGGTGCGGACAGCTGCAGCAGGCCTGGTACGATCATATCCCGCTCAGTGAGAAAATGGGTGTGCGTATCAGCCAATACACGGGTCAACGCTTTGTCACCACCATGCCGGAGATCGGCAACCAGAACCCGCACCATACGCTGTTTGCCGGTAGCCTGTTTTCGCTGGCGACCTTGACCGCCTGGGGATTAATCTGGTTGTTGCTGCGTGAGCGCCATTTGGGCGGCACCATTATTCTGGCCGATGCGCATATCCGTTACAGCAAGCCGATCACCGGCCGACCGCGGGCAGTGGCGGATCTCAGTTCGTTGAGCGGTGATTTGGCGCGTCTGGCACGCGGCCGCCGTGCTCGAGTACAGGCGGAAGTCCACCTGTTCGGAGACGATGACAGAGGCGCGGTGTTTGAAGGGACTTATATGGTGCTGCCCGCCGAGCCGGAAGTGCCCCTGGACCAGGGTGGTTGCGAGGCGATTGCCTGA